In one Sulfurospirillum tamanense genomic region, the following are encoded:
- a CDS encoding winged helix-turn-helix domain-containing protein: MKIFLLEPDKALQNRIETCLNQYRLRINVHKFQHEEALLSHAESFCEYALFILNLANPLDPSLMHFVRNNGGDAPIMLILEPTFDPPKLKTLYYHSYNDIIFKPFFPEEIMFRIYKLCDIWNDDKFFFSQDIYFDCKNLQFIYREEEIALGKKEALLLKFLLVKSPCVVSFQDITYYIYRGESVNEDCIRSLVRQLRAKIPLSFIETVKGEGYRVVKRGE, translated from the coding sequence ATGAAAATTTTCCTTCTCGAGCCAGATAAAGCATTGCAAAATCGAATTGAGACCTGTTTAAACCAGTATCGGTTAAGAATCAATGTTCACAAGTTCCAGCACGAAGAGGCACTTTTAAGCCATGCTGAGAGTTTTTGTGAGTATGCATTGTTTATTTTGAATCTTGCCAATCCTTTAGACCCTTCTTTGATGCACTTTGTGCGCAATAATGGGGGCGATGCCCCCATTATGCTTATCTTGGAACCCACGTTTGACCCGCCAAAACTCAAAACACTTTATTACCACTCCTATAATGACATTATTTTTAAACCGTTTTTTCCTGAAGAGATTATGTTTAGGATTTATAAATTGTGTGATATTTGGAATGACGATAAGTTTTTTTTCTCGCAAGATATCTATTTTGATTGCAAAAATTTACAGTTTATTTACAGAGAAGAAGAGATAGCGCTGGGTAAAAAAGAGGCATTGTTGTTGAAGTTTTTGTTGGTCAAATCACCTTGTGTGGTTTCGTTTCAAGATATTACCTATTACATCTACCGCGGTGAGAGTGTTAATGAAGATTGCATACGTTCACTGGTGCGACAACTGAGGGCAAAGATTCCTTTGAGTTTTATCGAAACCGTCAAAGGGGAGGGGTATCGGGTTGTAAAACGGGGCGAATAA
- a CDS encoding cytochrome c3 family protein: MKKRILIAAGAIGVFLGLFGSWVTYEGLHRTSDDKFCIVCHEMAPMVSAYHTDPHGGQGESGFKASCVSCHMPHDNVFNYIYTKAKNGVVEGAIHFFGDVDAIDWHANRKNRDKFVYDDGCISCHSNYKTNAFISPKGQQMHTHYDALLGTDKQIGCASCHVEVGHMGLRTVLNYYKPEYEYYEGKFDAEKEAVEKGLIEAFKKGE, encoded by the coding sequence ATGAAAAAACGCATACTCATAGCCGCAGGAGCAATCGGCGTGTTTTTAGGACTTTTTGGTTCGTGGGTAACGTACGAAGGGCTTCATCGCACGAGTGATGATAAGTTTTGTATTGTTTGTCACGAAATGGCACCGATGGTTTCGGCCTATCATACAGATCCGCACGGTGGACAAGGTGAAAGTGGGTTTAAGGCAAGTTGTGTGAGCTGCCACATGCCACATGACAATGTTTTTAACTACATTTACACTAAGGCAAAAAACGGTGTGGTTGAGGGGGCGATTCACTTCTTTGGAGATGTGGATGCTATTGATTGGCATGCCAATCGTAAGAATCGCGACAAGTTTGTTTACGATGATGGGTGTATTTCTTGCCACAGTAATTACAAAACCAACGCATTCATTAGCCCAAAGGGCCAACAGATGCATACCCATTACGATGCCTTACTTGGAACGGATAAGCAAATCGGATGCGCTTCGTGCCATGTAGAGGTTGGGCACATGGGACTTCGCACAGTACTGAATTATTATAAACCTGAGTACGAATACTACGAAGGGAAGTTTGACGCAGAAAAAGAGGCGGTAGAAAAAGGGTTGATAGAGGCATTTAAAAAAGGAGAGTAA
- a CDS encoding cytochrome c3 family protein produces MSGGKTLAIAGVFLVLGVMSLIGGESDSPLKPIVITPELKEEFPLKSHHAKLSFECTFCHVGQGDDPKEFTYIGDEGCLSCHQSKEHMAERLAFMDKLHVNPHNSIHDGPTLYCDECHNEHKPSTNMCTECHEHDIDLWMRPTP; encoded by the coding sequence ATGAGTGGTGGAAAAACATTAGCAATTGCTGGGGTTTTTCTTGTGCTTGGCGTAATGTCGCTAATAGGAGGTGAGTCGGACTCACCTCTTAAGCCCATAGTGATTACGCCTGAGCTTAAAGAAGAATTTCCTCTTAAATCCCATCATGCAAAACTCTCTTTCGAGTGTACGTTTTGCCATGTGGGACAAGGAGATGACCCCAAGGAGTTTACGTATATAGGTGATGAAGGATGTTTATCCTGTCATCAAAGCAAAGAGCACATGGCAGAGCGGTTGGCGTTCATGGACAAGTTACATGTAAACCCACACAACTCTATTCACGATGGGCCAACCTTGTATTGTGATGAGTGTCATAATGAGCACAAACCCTCTACGAACATGTGTACCGAGTGCCACGAGCATGATATCGACTTATGGATGAGGCCAACACCATGA
- a CDS encoding flavocytochrome c yields the protein MKKEALSRRDALKFGALGAGLAVFGASNAFAAAPLEKDVKFDEEYDVIVIGTGFAGLAAAAKAAQRGNTVLIVEKMGRIGGNSAINGGAFAVPNNPDQKKHGIEDSAERFIADSLKAGLGINHVELLEVIAARAIDAFEFSRECGAEYKLGDKPSWFGGHSVPRTLVTSDMTGAGIIKPMTEFVEKLPRCKIYRRTKFDDFVLDAGGRVVGIMARTNYRFDSKLFSDDLENTTGEKKVYKAKKGVVLASGGFSADRIYRKLQNPQIPDNSDTTNHAGATAGAMLKAFQIGAFPVQVDWIQEGPWASPDERGFGVGPQLNQQGLFKYGIVVDVRNGKRFMNELADRKTRADAQYKILKEAPEAFPVALGTYNTFDKQILPLVEKGLATGVMKKYNTLDELAADRKIPVAALKESVAKFNEGVKKGVDEFGKPVASFNGECIDMKGPFYSTRTAPKPHHTMGGVKINTKAQVISALTNKPIPGLFAAGEVTGGTHGASRLGSCAVTDCLTFGMIAGENI from the coding sequence ATGAAGAAAGAAGCCCTTTCAAGAAGAGACGCCCTTAAGTTTGGTGCCCTTGGTGCAGGTTTGGCAGTGTTTGGTGCGAGCAATGCTTTTGCCGCAGCGCCGCTTGAAAAAGACGTCAAGTTTGACGAAGAATATGACGTTATCGTCATTGGCACAGGGTTTGCAGGGCTCGCAGCAGCTGCCAAGGCAGCACAACGCGGCAACACGGTGTTGATTGTAGAGAAAATGGGACGCATTGGTGGCAACTCTGCCATTAATGGGGGCGCGTTTGCGGTTCCAAATAACCCTGATCAAAAAAAACACGGCATCGAAGATTCAGCGGAACGCTTTATCGCAGATAGCCTTAAAGCGGGCCTTGGCATTAACCATGTGGAACTTTTGGAAGTCATTGCAGCGCGTGCCATTGATGCGTTTGAGTTTTCACGCGAATGTGGTGCTGAGTATAAGCTAGGCGACAAGCCCTCTTGGTTTGGTGGCCACTCTGTTCCAAGAACTCTTGTAACAAGCGACATGACGGGCGCTGGCATTATCAAACCCATGACGGAATTTGTGGAAAAACTCCCTAGATGTAAAATCTACCGTCGTACTAAGTTTGATGATTTTGTTTTGGATGCTGGAGGTCGGGTTGTCGGCATTATGGCACGAACAAATTACCGTTTTGATTCCAAGTTATTTAGCGATGACCTTGAAAACACTACAGGCGAGAAGAAAGTGTACAAAGCCAAAAAAGGCGTCGTGTTAGCTTCGGGTGGTTTTAGTGCTGACCGTATATACCGCAAGCTTCAAAACCCACAAATCCCCGATAATTCAGACACCACAAACCATGCAGGAGCGACTGCTGGTGCGATGTTAAAAGCTTTTCAAATCGGTGCGTTTCCTGTGCAGGTAGATTGGATTCAAGAGGGCCCTTGGGCAAGTCCAGATGAGCGAGGGTTTGGTGTAGGACCACAACTTAATCAACAAGGGTTGTTTAAGTACGGTATTGTTGTAGACGTGCGTAATGGAAAGCGTTTCATGAATGAGTTGGCTGACCGCAAAACCCGCGCAGACGCACAATACAAAATCCTCAAAGAAGCGCCAGAAGCGTTTCCTGTAGCACTTGGAACATACAACACCTTTGATAAGCAAATTCTTCCTTTGGTTGAAAAAGGTTTAGCAACAGGCGTGATGAAAAAATACAACACCCTTGATGAGCTAGCAGCTGACCGCAAAATCCCAGTAGCAGCATTAAAAGAGAGCGTAGCGAAATTTAATGAGGGCGTTAAAAAAGGAGTGGATGAGTTTGGTAAACCGGTTGCTTCGTTTAACGGTGAGTGTATTGATATGAAAGGGCCGTTTTACAGTACACGTACGGCACCAAAGCCTCACCACACAATGGGTGGTGTAAAAATCAATACCAAAGCACAGGTTATTTCAGCCCTGACAAACAAACCCATCCCGGGTCTTTTTGCTGCAGGTGAAGTGACAGGAGGAACCCACGGTGCGAGTCGCCTAGGAAGTTGTGCGGTGACAGATTGTCTAACCTTCGGGATGATTGCAGGAGAAAATATTTAG
- a CDS encoding flavocytochrome c — protein MKKEGLSRRDALKFGALGAGLAVFGASNAMAAAPLEKEVKFDEEYDVIVIGTGFAGLAAAAKAAERGLSVLVVEKMGRIGGNSVINGGGMAVPNMPLQKKHGIEDSNERFIEDCLKAGLGINHVELLETIAARATEALEFSIKCGAKWQDVKPAWFGGHSVARTIVTENMSGSGVIQPMVEFVEKLPGCKIYRRTKFDDFVLNAEGRVVGVTVRTNYRFDSKLLSDDLENTAGEKKAYKAKRGVVLASGGFGADKMYRKLQDPRITDDADTTNHSGATAGALLKAFQIGALPVQVDWIQFGPWASPDERGFGVAPLMTQQGLFKHGIAVDVRNGKRFMNELADRKTRADAEFKILRASPEAYPVAIGTYNTFGEQLYPLIDKALQTKVMQKFDTLDQVAAAYKIPAAALKESVAKFNEGVKKGIDEFGKPVATFNGVGIEAKGPYYCVRLAPKPHHTMGGVKINTKAEVISGNTHKPIPGLFAAGEVTGGTHGASRLGTVAVTDCLVFGMIAGENV, from the coding sequence ATGAAGAAAGAAGGCCTTTCAAGAAGAGACGCCCTCAAGTTTGGTGCCCTTGGCGCAGGTTTGGCGGTTTTTGGTGCGAGCAATGCAATGGCAGCCGCCCCTTTAGAAAAAGAGGTCAAATTTGACGAAGAATATGATGTTATCGTCATTGGTACAGGGTTTGCGGGCCTTGCAGCTGCGGCCAAGGCTGCCGAGCGAGGCTTGTCGGTGCTTGTTGTTGAGAAAATGGGACGTATTGGTGGCAACTCAGTCATTAATGGTGGCGGGATGGCAGTGCCAAACATGCCTCTTCAAAAAAAGCACGGCATTGAGGATTCTAATGAGCGCTTTATTGAAGACTGTCTTAAAGCGGGTCTTGGCATTAACCACGTGGAGCTTTTGGAAACGATTGCGGCGCGTGCTACAGAGGCGCTTGAATTTTCCATTAAATGCGGCGCCAAATGGCAAGATGTTAAACCTGCATGGTTTGGCGGCCACTCTGTTGCCCGTACTATAGTAACAGAAAACATGAGCGGTTCGGGCGTCATTCAGCCTATGGTGGAGTTTGTGGAAAAACTTCCCGGATGCAAAATCTACCGCCGTACAAAATTTGATGATTTTGTGCTTAATGCCGAAGGGCGCGTAGTGGGCGTCACGGTACGAACAAACTATCGGTTTGATAGTAAGCTTTTAAGCGACGACCTTGAAAATACTGCGGGCGAAAAAAAGGCATACAAAGCCAAGCGAGGGGTTGTCCTTGCTTCAGGTGGATTTGGTGCTGATAAGATGTATCGCAAGCTTCAAGACCCACGCATCACAGACGATGCAGACACCACAAACCATTCAGGCGCCACTGCGGGCGCATTGCTTAAAGCTTTTCAAATCGGCGCGCTGCCTGTGCAGGTGGATTGGATTCAGTTTGGCCCTTGGGCAAGTCCGGATGAGCGTGGCTTTGGTGTGGCACCTTTGATGACCCAGCAAGGGTTGTTTAAACACGGTATCGCCGTGGACGTGCGCAACGGAAAGCGTTTCATGAATGAGCTAGCTGATCGTAAAACCCGTGCGGACGCAGAGTTTAAAATCCTCAGAGCATCTCCAGAAGCATATCCTGTAGCCATTGGAACTTACAACACTTTTGGTGAACAACTTTACCCTTTAATTGACAAAGCCTTGCAAACCAAAGTGATGCAAAAATTTGACACCCTCGACCAAGTGGCAGCGGCTTATAAAATTCCTGCCGCAGCCTTGAAGGAGAGCGTGGCAAAATTTAACGAAGGTGTAAAAAAAGGCATAGACGAGTTTGGCAAACCCGTTGCAACCTTTAATGGTGTGGGCATTGAAGCCAAAGGGCCTTATTATTGTGTGCGCCTTGCGCCAAAACCTCATCACACGATGGGTGGCGTAAAAATTAACACAAAAGCCGAAGTGATTTCAGGCAATACCCACAAGCCAATCCCAGGTCTTTTTGCCGCAGGAGAAGTCACGGGCGGGACGCATGGGGCAAGCCGCTTGGGTACAGTTGCTGTTACTGACTGTCTTGTGTTTGGCATGATTGCGGGCGAAAACGTTTAA
- a CDS encoding ABC transporter substrate-binding protein — MKRLSVLATSVALVSSLAMAKEIKIGAVMPMSGPLAAYGQTTYEGIELANKLQPTLKNGDTIKLVLVDNKGDKVETATATTRLLSADGVVGILGALTSTNTAQVIAVAEKREVPIIAAVATNDQLTERRNFANRVCFMDSFQGAVVANYAFKDLGLKTAAIVIDQAQVYSLGLAKAFEQAFKAAGGTIVKKITVSSGDKDFRAAVSQMKGANPDFMFLPLYHPEASMIARQSKQAGLDIPMFSGDGVSNQTFIDLGGSAVEGYMFTDFFDYSAPPTQKSKDFMAEYEKATGKKELGSFTALGADTYYLMVDAMNRCDDPTNSVCINEQIKATKGFEGVSGVINLDEKGNATRSAVIKEIKDGKAVYKATVNP, encoded by the coding sequence ATGAAACGATTGAGTGTTCTTGCTACTTCGGTTGCATTAGTGTCCTCTTTGGCTATGGCCAAGGAGATTAAAATTGGTGCAGTCATGCCCATGAGCGGCCCACTGGCAGCTTACGGCCAAACTACCTATGAGGGGATTGAGCTAGCCAACAAGCTTCAGCCAACACTCAAAAATGGTGACACTATTAAGTTGGTCTTAGTAGACAACAAAGGCGACAAGGTGGAGACCGCTACAGCAACAACGCGTCTGTTGAGCGCTGATGGCGTGGTGGGTATTTTGGGTGCATTAACCAGCACCAACACCGCTCAGGTGATTGCCGTGGCAGAAAAACGCGAAGTGCCCATCATCGCCGCAGTGGCAACCAACGACCAACTCACCGAGCGAAGAAATTTCGCCAACCGTGTGTGTTTTATGGACTCCTTTCAAGGGGCCGTGGTAGCCAACTACGCCTTTAAAGATTTGGGGCTTAAAACCGCGGCGATTGTTATTGACCAAGCACAGGTGTACTCTTTGGGACTTGCCAAAGCTTTTGAACAAGCGTTCAAAGCAGCGGGTGGCACCATTGTGAAAAAAATCACCGTCAGCTCTGGAGATAAAGATTTCCGCGCAGCCGTCTCCCAAATGAAGGGGGCTAATCCTGATTTTATGTTCTTGCCTCTTTATCACCCCGAAGCGTCTATGATTGCACGCCAATCCAAGCAAGCTGGGCTTGACATTCCTATGTTCTCAGGCGATGGCGTCTCTAATCAAACTTTCATCGACCTTGGTGGCAGCGCTGTTGAGGGCTACATGTTTACCGACTTTTTTGACTACTCTGCCCCTCCAACCCAAAAGTCTAAAGACTTCATGGCTGAATACGAAAAAGCAACGGGCAAAAAAGAGCTAGGCTCCTTTACAGCCCTTGGTGCGGATACGTACTACCTTATGGTTGATGCCATGAACCGTTGTGATGACCCTACTAACTCCGTGTGCATCAATGAGCAAATCAAAGCCACCAAAGGCTTTGAAGGCGTCAGCGGCGTGATTAACTTAGACGAAAAAGGCAACGCAACGCGTTCTGCTGTTATCAAAGAAATTAAAGACGGCAAAGCGGTATACAAAGCGACCGTAAACCCTTAG
- a CDS encoding branched-chain amino acid ABC transporter permease: MEFTTFMQQMINGFSLGSMYALVAIGYTMVYGVLRLINFAHGDVLMVGAFLGFFGIAVLELPFFAAVILAIAGSALLGVMIDRIAYKPLREAPRISLLITAIGVSFFLENIFNVVFGGVPRAFPVPDFAEQIISVSGLMFSVASIMVPVVTLILLGIILLVLFKTKYGMAIRALAFDAQTVNLMGIDANRIFAVVFAIGSALAAVGGVFWALNYPTVEPMMGVLIGLKAFAAAVVGGIGSVAGAVLGGLIIGFTEVVVIAFWPDLGGYKDAFAFVFLILVLLFKPTGILGYDFEKARF, from the coding sequence ATGGAATTCACAACGTTTATGCAACAAATGATAAACGGGTTTAGCTTGGGGAGCATGTACGCACTGGTTGCTATCGGATACACGATGGTGTACGGGGTGTTGCGGCTCATTAACTTTGCCCACGGTGATGTTTTGATGGTAGGTGCCTTTTTGGGCTTTTTTGGGATCGCAGTGCTTGAACTTCCTTTTTTTGCTGCGGTTATTTTAGCTATCGCGGGTTCTGCCCTCTTGGGTGTCATGATTGACCGCATTGCCTACAAACCCCTGCGAGAAGCCCCACGCATTTCCCTTTTGATTACCGCTATTGGGGTGAGCTTCTTTTTAGAAAACATCTTTAATGTTGTCTTCGGCGGCGTTCCTAGAGCCTTTCCTGTGCCTGATTTTGCCGAACAAATCATCTCTGTGTCAGGCTTAATGTTTTCTGTAGCATCCATTATGGTGCCTGTAGTTACCCTTATTTTACTTGGCATTATTTTATTGGTTTTGTTTAAGACCAAATACGGCATGGCGATTCGTGCCCTTGCCTTTGATGCCCAAACAGTAAATTTGATGGGAATTGATGCAAACCGTATTTTTGCCGTGGTTTTTGCTATTGGTTCTGCACTCGCGGCAGTGGGGGGTGTCTTTTGGGCGCTTAACTACCCCACTGTTGAACCCATGATGGGCGTGCTTATCGGCCTAAAAGCGTTTGCCGCAGCAGTGGTGGGTGGCATCGGAAGCGTCGCGGGTGCGGTGCTTGGAGGACTTATCATCGGTTTTACCGAGGTTGTTGTGATTGCATTTTGGCCAGATTTAGGCGGTTACAAAGATGCCTTTGCCTTTGTGTTTTTGATACTGGTTTTACTCTTTAAGCCCACAGGGATTTTAGGGTATGACTTTGAAAAAGCACGGTTTTAA
- a CDS encoding branched-chain amino acid ABC transporter permease, producing the protein MVLSQRKMLHLFFYGVAIWFIWFAQTALDEYSIRILNNIAIFMILAVSYNLINGVTGQLSLEPNGFVAIGAYVAAIILLDADTMLYQYYIEDPSPVVLAIHSQSFILALLAGGIVSAFVALMLSFPVFRVRGDYLAIVTLGFGFIIRILAINNPHITNGSLGLNDIPEYSNLYWTGGLAIVAVTVILNIIYSKYGRAMKAVRDDEDTAIAMGVNTFKIKTLAFCTSAFMEGVGGGLLACLLTSISPDLFTFFLTFQLLIIIVLGGLGSTTGAIIGSILVIGGAEWMRFLDEPMALFGFETPAMPGMRMVIFSVILILVMLFAREGIMGKKELLERFWKKKKEDS; encoded by the coding sequence ATGGTTTTATCTCAACGCAAAATGCTACACCTCTTCTTTTACGGGGTGGCGATCTGGTTTATCTGGTTTGCCCAAACAGCCTTGGATGAATACTCCATACGCATCCTAAACAATATCGCTATTTTTATGATTTTAGCCGTCAGCTACAACCTCATCAATGGCGTCACGGGGCAACTTTCCCTCGAGCCCAATGGCTTTGTGGCCATTGGGGCGTATGTGGCAGCGATTATCCTCCTCGATGCAGACACGATGCTTTACCAGTACTACATCGAAGACCCCAGCCCTGTGGTACTCGCCATTCACAGCCAAAGCTTTATCCTTGCCCTTTTGGCAGGTGGCATCGTCTCTGCCTTTGTGGCATTGATGCTCTCGTTTCCTGTGTTTCGGGTACGGGGGGATTACTTAGCCATCGTGACACTGGGCTTTGGGTTTATCATCCGCATTTTAGCCATCAATAATCCTCACATCACCAACGGTTCATTGGGACTTAATGACATCCCCGAATACTCCAACCTCTATTGGACAGGCGGTCTTGCTATTGTGGCGGTGACCGTGATTTTAAACATCATTTATTCTAAGTACGGTCGCGCTATGAAAGCCGTGCGAGACGATGAAGACACCGCCATTGCCATGGGGGTAAATACCTTCAAAATCAAAACCCTCGCCTTTTGCACTAGTGCTTTCATGGAGGGCGTGGGCGGTGGCTTGTTGGCGTGTTTACTCACCAGTATTTCGCCAGACTTGTTTACCTTCTTTCTCACGTTCCAACTGCTCATTATTATTGTTTTGGGGGGTCTTGGCAGCACTACAGGAGCGATTATTGGGTCGATTTTGGTCATCGGAGGCGCAGAATGGATGCGCTTTTTGGATGAGCCTATGGCCTTGTTTGGGTTTGAAACGCCTGCGATGCCAGGCATGCGCATGGTTATTTTTTCGGTCATTTTGATTTTGGTTATGCTCTTTGCACGCGAGGGAATCATGGGCAAAAAAGAGCTACTTGAGCGCTTTTGGAAAAAGAAAAAGGAGGATTCATGA